In Trichoplusia ni isolate ovarian cell line Hi5 chromosome 7, tn1, whole genome shotgun sequence, a single genomic region encodes these proteins:
- the LOC113495942 gene encoding calsyntenin-1 translates to MIVRFLTILCVGVLATSVYSAEGNNDNEDIPYLELAEPEEGYHGLIKENETLVEVTPAIRARGPLCSFLILNNKHHGEAPFEIMVIDENEARLRVRYPLNCEKRRNYKFDIAAVGCDGSYSNTVPVHITVTDVNEFAPVFSQASYVRSVDEGRVYGEIVRVEATDKDCTPRYGDVCKYEILTDRSQPFTIDNEGVIRNTEPLDYEKSHNHILSVVAYDCGMKQSAPVMVTIKVNKPCRAGWKGVAERVDYAPGTGPLALFPAARLETCSSDERCPGVTRIQAAVTLQASRAGSGCDRDTYSLHSQRTICGLDPKTIDLLPSPGVGNEWAKSLKPDSGRDGEQMFEFDGETTAAVVPESVLPHALLGTFSISTWMRHAPPPDGDKHRKEHILCLADDHKMNRHHYALFVRNCRLILLLRRDFGEGDLNIFRPAEWRWKLPEVCDNEWHHYAVNVRFPNVELFVDGEPYRSADGKGPEVIDDWPLHPAHGVNTTLVIGACWQGTENDMKHHLRGVLAGLGLARGAAQPPRALACLAHCREGLSLAPDLYLKSVSVEGDGVADVETLLRRVAYGDARAFPTPGRRNVHVATTITCDNGRIIKAKPAESYIMVLAPQTPSILLNGSEDLARDYAHFRAGLTVFPDLSVRVLAGGNGHPLAEESQKLDSCVVSVYPALNPDHEALALRDAADLPLRYDIRAAVTRDGVILTGADTVHNYQKVLREIEYSNKKPAYYLNRVFKLTCSELNGRFTSNEYVQTLTVVHPHMSGASEAGLSRELHPSGMADKMDAIARDKQSEHGHRRGEGHALAPRVYAAHAQRDAHAADVPAPRLIDLHPEQGPSNHVALLIGVVSCGMVVVAAGVALARARSRRSARTPALHALGALRALRVQRHDHEMAWDDSALTITVNPMEEQAAPSCGTHAGADSSDGESCTDSDSEQHDSSDDDDEVMPGKEHKYRNISQLEWDNSTM, encoded by the exons ATCATGGTGATAGATGAGAATGAAGCTCGTCTGCGCGTGCGCTACCCGCTCAACTGCGAGAAGCGCCGCAACTACAAGTTCGACATCGCGGCGGTCGGCTGCGACGGCTCTTACTCCAACAC TGTGCCGGTCCACATAACGGTGACGGACGTGAACGAGTTCGCGCCGGTGTTCAGCCAGGCGTCGTACGTGCGCAGCGTGGACGAGGGCCGCGTGTACGGAGAGATCGTGCGCGTCGAGGCCACCGACAAGGACTGCACGCCGCGCTACGGGGACGTCTGCAAGTATGAGATCCTCACCGACAGGAGCCAGCCCTTCACTATCGATAATGAAG GTGTGATCCGCAACACGGAGCCGCTGGACTACGAGAAGTCCCACAACCACATCCTGTCGGTGGTGGCGTACGACTGCGGCATGAAGCAGTCCGCTCCTGTCATGGTGACCATCAAGGTCAACAAGCCCTGCAGGGCCGGATGGAAAG GTGTGGCCGAGCGCGTGGACTACGCCCCGGGCACAGGTCCGCTGGCACTGTTCCCGGCGGCGCGCCTGGAGACCTGCTCGTCGGACGAGCGCTGTCCCGGCGTCACGCGCATCCAGGCCGCCGTCACGCTGCAGGCCTCGCGCGCCGGCAGCGGCTGCGACCGGGACACCTACTCGCTGCACTCACAGAGGACTATCTGTG gaCTGGACCCGAAAACGATCGACTTGCTTCCAAGTCCGGGAGTTGGAAACGAATGGGCTAAGTCGCTGAAACCAGACTCAG GTCGTGACGGCGAGCAGATGTTCGAGTTCGACGGCGAGACCACAGCTGCCGTGGTCCCGGAGTCGGTCCTGCCGCACGCGCTGCTGGGCACCTTCAGCATCTCCACGTGGATGCGACACGCGCCGCCGCCCGACGGAGACAAGCACCGCAAGGAACACATCCTCTGTCTCGCTGATGACCACA AAATGAACCGTCACCACTACGCTCTGTTCGTCCGCAACTGCCGCCTGATCCTGCTGCTGCGCCGCGACTTCGGAGAGGGCGATCTCAACATCTTCCGTCCCGCCGAGTGGAGGTGGAAGCTGCCAGAG GTGTGCGACAACGAATGGCATCACTACGCGGTGAACGTGCGCTTCCCCAACGTGGAGCTGTTCGTGGACGGAGAGCCCTACCGCAGTGCGGACGGCAAGGGCCCGGAGGTCATCGACGACTGGCCGCTGCACCCCGCTCACGGAGTTAACACCACGCTCGTTATTGGTGCTTGCTGGCAAG GAACAGAGAACGACATGAAGCACCACCTGCGCGGGGTGCTGGCGGGGCTGGGGCTGGCGCGCGGGGCCGCGCAGCCCCCGCGGGCCCTCGCCTGCCTCGCGCACTGCCGCGAGGGACTCAGCCTCGCGCCCGATCTAT ACCTGAAGTCCGTGTCGGTGGAGGGCGACGGCGTGGCGGACGTGGAGACGCTGCTGCGGCGCGTGGCCTACGGGGACGCGCGCGCCTTCCCCACGCCCGGCAGGAGGAACGTGCACGTCGCCACCACCATCAC TTGCGACAACGGGCGCATCATCAAGGCCAAGCCCGCCGAGTCGTACATCATGGTGCTGGCCCCGCAGACGCCCAGCATCCTGCTGAACGGCAGCGAGGACCTGGCGCGGGACTACGCGCACTTCCGCGCAGGACTCACCGTCTTCCCGGACCTCTCCGTCAGGGTACTCGCTGGAGGAAACGGACACCCGCTAGCAG AAGAGAGCCAGAAGCTGGACTCTTGCGTCGTGTCTGTGTACCCGGCACTGAACCCCGACCACGAGGCGCTGGCCCTGCGCGACGCCGCCGACTTGCCGCTGCGCTACGACATCCGCGCCGCCGTCACCCGCGACGGGGTCATACTCACCGGCGCGGACACCGTGCATAACTATCAGAAG GTCCTCCGCGAGATCGAGTACAGCAACAAGAAGCCGGCGTACTACCTGAACCGCGTGTTCAAGCTCACCTGCTCCGAGCTCAACGGACGGTTCACCAGCAACGAATACGTGCAGACG CTAACAGTAGTACACCCGCACATGTCTGGCGCGAGCGAGGCAGGACTGTCGCGTGAGCTGCACCCTAGTGGCATGGCCGACAAGATGGACGCCATCGCCAGGGATAAACAG TCTGAGCACGGCCACCGGCGCGGCGAGGGCCACGCGCTGGCCCCGCGCGTGTacgcggcgcacgcgcagcgcgACGCGCACGCCGCCGACGTGCCCGCGCCCAGGCTCATCGACCTGCACCCGGAGCAGGGACCCTCCA ACCACGTGGCGCTGCTGATCGGCGTGGTGTCGTGCGGCATGGTGGTGGTGGCGGCGGGCGTGGCGCTGGCGCGCGCGCGCTCCCGCCGCTCGGCGCGCACGCCCGCGCTGCACGCGCTGGGCGCGCTGCGGGCGCTGCGCGTGCAGCGACACGACCACGAGATGGCCTGGGACGACTCCGCGCTCACCATCACCGTCAACCCCATGGAGGAG CAGGCGGCCCCCTCCTGCGGCACGCACGCGGGCGCGGACAGCTCGGACGGAGAGTCCTGCACGGACTCCGACTCCGAGCAGCATGACTCCTCGGACGACGACGACGAAG TAATGCCTGGCAAGGAGCACAAGTACAGAAACATCAGCCAGCTGGAGTGGGATAACAGCACGATGTAA